One stretch of Oncorhynchus masou masou isolate Uvic2021 chromosome 9, UVic_Omas_1.1, whole genome shotgun sequence DNA includes these proteins:
- the LOC135545255 gene encoding thymus-specific serine protease-like produces MLLSPSRCIILILLINSVCSGRVLRKIKERVRKIQYEKAKKNVLMSAVNGHKPICEVRDGKIHQPLDHFDSQNDETFPQRFLVNEAYWERPHGPVFLFIGGEGPISEFDVLAGHHVDMAEEHGALLVALEHRFYGESINKDGLETENLGDLSSQQALADIAEFHQYISDRFDLSDKNTWISFGGSYAGALSAWLRGKFPHLVYGAVASSAPVKAKLDYSAFNKVVGLSLADEDVGGSDKCVGDIWEAFAAVEAALFAGNTTEVGKDFGCCETPEDLEDQIELMQSLADIVMGTVAYNEEGGILTIEELCDIMTNETETFDSETEAYDRLIKLVQIDRATGEEPCLDASHKQTIKDLSDTNLDSAYNGERQWYYQTCTEFGFFQTCEDASCPFSRMLTLQAQTDLCPVVFNIPQHSLPGHIAFTNKYYGGDHPNTDRVLYVNGDIDPWHELSVLEEDLDKEDKDMTILIEGTAHCADMNPDGIADRPALKQARKAIERKVAKWLKEAAWKLVG; encoded by the exons ATGCTTTTGTCTCCCAGCCGTTGTATCATCCTTATTCTACTTATCAACTCCGTCTGTTCTG GACGAGTTCTGAGGAAGATTAAGGAGCGCGTGCGTAAAATTCAGTATGAAAAAGCGAAGAAGAATGTGCTGATGAGCGCAGTCAACGGGCATAAACCCATATGCGAAGTGAGAGACGGGAAAATTCACCAACCCCTGGACCACTTCGACAGTCAAAACGATGAAACCTTCCCTCAG aggtttTTAGTGAATGAAGCCTATTGGGAGCGTCCTCATGGCCCAGTGTTCCTGTTCATCGGAGGGGAGGGCCCCATCTCTGAATTCGATGTGCTGGCAG GCCACCATGTGGACATGGCTGAGGAGCACGGGGCCCTGCTTGTGGCCCTGGAGCATCGTTTCTACGGCGAGAGCATCAACAAAGATGGCCTGGAGACTGAGAACCTGGGAGACCTGTCCAGCCAGCAGGC TCTCGCCGACATCGCAGAATTCCATCAATACATCAGCGATCGCTTTGACCTCTCCGACAAAAATACCTGGATCAGCTTCGGAGGTTCCTATGCTGGGGCCTTGTCTGCCTGGCTCAGGGGAAAG TTCCCCCACCTGGTCTACGGTGCTGTGGCATCCTCCGCTCCTGTCAAAGCCAAACTGGACTATTCCGCCTTCAACAAA GTGGTGGGTCTAAGTCTTGCAGACGAGGACGTTGGAGGTTCAGATAAG TGTGTGGGGGACATCTGGGAAGCCTTTGCTGCCGTGGAGGCCGCCCTGTTTGCGGGGAACACCACTGAGGTTGGGAAGGACTTTGGGTGCTGTGAGACTCCTGAGGATCTGGAGGACCAGATTGAGCTGATGCAGAGCCTGGCTGACATCGTCATGGGAACTGTGGCGTACAACGAGGAGGGAGGCATCCTGACTATTGAGGAGCTCTGTGACATCATGACCAATGAGACAGAGACCTTCGATTCGGAGACTGAGGCCTACGACCGGCTGATCAAACTGGTGCAG ATAGACCGTGCCACTGGCGAGGAGCCCTGTCTGGATGCGTCCCACAAGCAGACCATCAAGGACTTGAGTGACACCAATCTGGACTCTGCCTacaatggagagagacagtggtactACCAGACCTGCACCGAGTTCGGCTTCT TCCAGACGTGTGAGGATGCCAGCTGTCCCTTCTCCCGCATGCTGACCCTGCAGGCTCAGACCGACCTGTGTCCTGTGGTGTTCAACATCCCCCAGCACAGTCTGCCCGGACACATCGCCTTCACCAACAAGTACTATGGAGGAGACCACCCCAACACCGACAGGGTGCTCTATGTCAACG GTGACATTGACCCCTGGCACGAGCTCAGCGTCCTGGAAGAGGACTTGGACAAGGAGGACAAAGACATGACCATCCTCATCGAGGGCACCGCCCACTGTGCCGACATGAACCCCGATGGCATCGCAGACCGCCCCGCCCTGAAACAGGCACGCAAG GCCATTGAGAGGAAGGTTGCCAAGTGGCTGAAGGAAGCTGCCTGGAAGCTTGTGGGCTGA